From one Populus alba chromosome 17, ASM523922v2, whole genome shotgun sequence genomic stretch:
- the LOC118054957 gene encoding inositol transporter 1 isoform X2, which yields MTIQPSPGSSGFLPGSSGYLDMFPERRMSYFSNSYVIGLTVAAGIGGLLFGYDTGVISGALLYIKDEFEEVNQSSFLQETIVSMALVGAIIGAAGGGWINDAYGRKKATLLADIVFAAGSVVMAAAPNPYVLILGRLFVGLGVGIASVTAPVYIAEASPSEVRGGLVPGTWRWMVGVAGVPAVIQFCIMLCLPESPRWLFMKDDKAKAIAILSKIYDVARLQDEIDHLSITEEEECQKRNDVKISDVFKSKEIRLAFLVGAGLQAFQQFTGINTVMYYSPTIVQMAGFSSNQLALLLSLVIAAMNAAGTVLGIYLIDHFGRKKLAISSLAGVIASLFILAGAFFGKSSGSSNELYGWIAVLGLALYIACFSPGMGPVPWTVNSEIYPEQYRGICGGMSATVNWISNLIVAQTFLSIAEAVGTGSTFLILAGIAVLAVVFVIMYVPETMGLAFVEVEQIWKERAWGSSSNTESLLEQGDDK from the exons ATGACGATCCAGCCCTCACCGGGAAGTTCCGGTTTCTTGCCGGGAAGTTCAGGGTATTTAGACATGTTTCCGGAGAGAAGAATGTCGTATTTTAGTAATTCGTATGTAATTGGATTGACGGTTGCTGCTGGCATTGGCGGTCTCCTTTTTGGCTACGATACTG GTGTAATTTCAGGGGCTCTTTTGTATATAAAAGATGAATTTGAGGAGGTTAATCAGAGTAGCTTCTTACAG GAAACTATTGTTAGTATGGCATTGGTTGGCGCAATAATAGGAGCTGCAGGAGGCGGTTGGATCAATGATGCGTATGGACGCAAGAAAGCTACCCTTCTTGCTGACATTGTCTTTGCAGCTGGATCCGTTGTTATGGCAGCTGCCCCGAATCCCTATGTTCTTATATTGGGACGGCTTTTTGTTGGCCTGGGTGTCGGTATAGCATCTGTTACTGCTCCTGTGTATATTGCGGAAGCATCTCCTTCAGAAGTAAGAGGAGGATTA GTCCCTGGAACTTGGAGGTGGATGGTTGGAGTTGCTGGTGTGCCCGCTGTGATTCAGTTCTGCATTATGTTATGCTTGCCAGAGTCTCCTCGGTGGCTTTTCATGAAG GACGACAAAGCTAAAGCCATTGCAATACTTTCTAAAATATATGACGTTGCTCGGTTACAGGATGAAATTGATCATCTTTCTATTACTGAAGAGGAAGAGTGCCAGAAAAGGAATGATGTCAAAATCTCAGATGTgttcaaatcaaaagaaataagACTTGCATTTCTTGTTGGGGCTGGACTTCAG GCTTTTCAGCAGTTCACTGGTATCAACACAGTCATGTACTATAGCCCAACCATTGTGCAGATGGCTGGTTTTAGTTCCAACCAATTAGCACTTCTCCTGTCCCTTGTTATTGCTGCCATGAATGCCGCTGGAACAGTTCTTGGCATTTACCTTATTGATCATTTCGGGAGGAAAAAGTTGGCCATCTCAAGCTTAGCTGGTGTAATTGCATCACTTTTCATTCTTGCTGGAGCATTTTTTGGCAAGTCATCTGGTTCTTCAAATGAACTCTATGGGTGGATTGCAGTTTTGGGGTTAGCCCTGTATATTGCTTGCTTCTCACCAGGAATGGGACCTGTTCCATGGACTGTGAACTCGGAGATATATCCCGAACAATATCGAGGAATATGCGGGGGCATGTCAGCTACTGTTAACTGGATCTCCAATCTGATAGTAGCCCAAACTTTCCTTTCAATTGCCGAAGCAGTAGGAACAGGTTCGACTTTCCTGATCCTCGCGGGCATAGCAGTGCTCGCAGTTGTGTTTGTGATTATGTATGTCCCTGAGACCATGGGGCTGGCATTTGTTGAAGTTGAGCAGATATGGAAGGAGAGGGCATGGGGCAGTAGTTCCAACACAGAAAGCCTTCTGGAGCAAGGAGACGACAAATGA
- the LOC118054957 gene encoding inositol transporter 1 isoform X1 yields MTIQPSPGSSGFLPGSSGYLDMFPERRMSYFSNSYVIGLTVAAGIGGLLFGYDTGVISGALLYIKDEFEEVNQSSFLQETIVSMALVGAIIGAAGGGWINDAYGRKKATLLADIVFAAGSVVMAAAPNPYVLILGRLFVGLGVGIASVTAPVYIAEASPSEVRGGLVSTNVLMITGGQFLSYLVNLAFTEVPGTWRWMVGVAGVPAVIQFCIMLCLPESPRWLFMKDDKAKAIAILSKIYDVARLQDEIDHLSITEEEECQKRNDVKISDVFKSKEIRLAFLVGAGLQAFQQFTGINTVMYYSPTIVQMAGFSSNQLALLLSLVIAAMNAAGTVLGIYLIDHFGRKKLAISSLAGVIASLFILAGAFFGKSSGSSNELYGWIAVLGLALYIACFSPGMGPVPWTVNSEIYPEQYRGICGGMSATVNWISNLIVAQTFLSIAEAVGTGSTFLILAGIAVLAVVFVIMYVPETMGLAFVEVEQIWKERAWGSSSNTESLLEQGDDK; encoded by the exons ATGACGATCCAGCCCTCACCGGGAAGTTCCGGTTTCTTGCCGGGAAGTTCAGGGTATTTAGACATGTTTCCGGAGAGAAGAATGTCGTATTTTAGTAATTCGTATGTAATTGGATTGACGGTTGCTGCTGGCATTGGCGGTCTCCTTTTTGGCTACGATACTG GTGTAATTTCAGGGGCTCTTTTGTATATAAAAGATGAATTTGAGGAGGTTAATCAGAGTAGCTTCTTACAG GAAACTATTGTTAGTATGGCATTGGTTGGCGCAATAATAGGAGCTGCAGGAGGCGGTTGGATCAATGATGCGTATGGACGCAAGAAAGCTACCCTTCTTGCTGACATTGTCTTTGCAGCTGGATCCGTTGTTATGGCAGCTGCCCCGAATCCCTATGTTCTTATATTGGGACGGCTTTTTGTTGGCCTGGGTGTCGGTATAGCATCTGTTACTGCTCCTGTGTATATTGCGGAAGCATCTCCTTCAGAAGTAAGAGGAGGATTAGTAAGCACAAATGTTCTTATGATTACCGGTGGACAGTTTCTTTCCTATCTTGTAAATCTTGCTTTTACTGAG GTCCCTGGAACTTGGAGGTGGATGGTTGGAGTTGCTGGTGTGCCCGCTGTGATTCAGTTCTGCATTATGTTATGCTTGCCAGAGTCTCCTCGGTGGCTTTTCATGAAG GACGACAAAGCTAAAGCCATTGCAATACTTTCTAAAATATATGACGTTGCTCGGTTACAGGATGAAATTGATCATCTTTCTATTACTGAAGAGGAAGAGTGCCAGAAAAGGAATGATGTCAAAATCTCAGATGTgttcaaatcaaaagaaataagACTTGCATTTCTTGTTGGGGCTGGACTTCAG GCTTTTCAGCAGTTCACTGGTATCAACACAGTCATGTACTATAGCCCAACCATTGTGCAGATGGCTGGTTTTAGTTCCAACCAATTAGCACTTCTCCTGTCCCTTGTTATTGCTGCCATGAATGCCGCTGGAACAGTTCTTGGCATTTACCTTATTGATCATTTCGGGAGGAAAAAGTTGGCCATCTCAAGCTTAGCTGGTGTAATTGCATCACTTTTCATTCTTGCTGGAGCATTTTTTGGCAAGTCATCTGGTTCTTCAAATGAACTCTATGGGTGGATTGCAGTTTTGGGGTTAGCCCTGTATATTGCTTGCTTCTCACCAGGAATGGGACCTGTTCCATGGACTGTGAACTCGGAGATATATCCCGAACAATATCGAGGAATATGCGGGGGCATGTCAGCTACTGTTAACTGGATCTCCAATCTGATAGTAGCCCAAACTTTCCTTTCAATTGCCGAAGCAGTAGGAACAGGTTCGACTTTCCTGATCCTCGCGGGCATAGCAGTGCTCGCAGTTGTGTTTGTGATTATGTATGTCCCTGAGACCATGGGGCTGGCATTTGTTGAAGTTGAGCAGATATGGAAGGAGAGGGCATGGGGCAGTAGTTCCAACACAGAAAGCCTTCTGGAGCAAGGAGACGACAAATGA
- the LOC118054956 gene encoding mogroside I-E synthase-like, with translation MEKQERTCHVVVIPYPVQGHINPMIQFSKRLASKGLQVTMVIFSSQTLSMPASLGPVKVVTISDSSDTGSSSIADLLKQFQATVTQKLSQLVVELGISSGHPVSCLVYDSFMPWALEITRQLGLIGASFFTQSCAVNSVYYQINEGQLKIPLEEFPVSVPGLPPLDADELPSFVHDMESEYSSILTLVVNQFLNFRGADWVFVNSFNTLEEEVVNWLASQRSIKPIGPMIPSVYLDRQLEDDTGYGLSLFKPALEGCMEWLDSKETGSVVYVSFGSLAALGEEQMAEIAWGLRRSDCYFLWVVRESEEQKLPCNFVEGSSEKGLIVNWSPQLEVLAHKSVGCFMTHCGWNSTLEALSLGVPMVAMPQWTDQPTNAKYIADVWRVGVRVKANEKGIVTKEELEKCIREVMEGERGSEMRRNSEKWKKLAKAAMGEGGSSDNNITEFAAKLASKFNETTDSKA, from the exons ATGGAGAAGCAAGAAAGAACCTGTCATGTAGTGGTCATACCTTATCCTGTCCAAGGTCACATTAACCCCATGATCCAGTTCTCCAAGCGCCTAGCCTCCAAAGGACTCCAAGTAACTATGGTCATCTTCTCAAGCCAGACGCTCTCGATGCCTGCCTCGCTTGGCCCTGTCAAAGTGGTGACCATTTCTGATAGTTCTGATACAGGCAGCAGTTCCATAGCTGACCTTCTAAAGCAATTCCAAGCTACAGTGACACAAAAACTTTCACAACTCGTTGTAGAGCTAGGTATCTCTTCTGGACATCCAGTAAGTTGCCTGGTGTATGACTCATTCATGCCTTGGGCTCTAGAGATAACTAGACAGCTTGGCCTCATAGGGGCTTCCTTCTTCACACAGTCATGTGCTGTTAACTCTGTCTACTACCAAATCAATGAGGGGCAGCTAAAGATTCCACTAGAGGAGTTTCCTGTATCAGTTCCAGGGCTGCCACCTCTAGACGCTGATGAACTGCCATCATTCGTGCACGACATGGAATCAGAATACTCATCTATACTTACCTTAGTAGTCAATCAGTTTTTGAATTTCAGGGGAGCTGATTGGGTCTTTGTGAACAGTTTCAACACCCTGGAGGAGGAG GTGGTAAACTGGCTGGCAAGCCAGAGGTCAATCAAGCCAATAGGACCCATGATTCCATCAGTTTACTTGGACAGGCAGCTAGAGGATGACACAGGGTATGGCCTCAGCCTCTTCAAACCTGCTCTCGAAGGTTGCATGGAATGGCTAGATTCAAAGGAAACTGGCTCCGTGGTTTACGTGTCATTTGGAAGCTTGGCTGCTCTGGGAGAAGAGCAAATGGCAGAAATAGCTTGGGGCCTAAGGAGGAGTGACTGCTACTTCTTGTGGGTAGTCAGAGAATCGGAAGAGCAAAAACTTCCATGCAACTTTGTGGAGGGGTCCTCAGAGAAGGGTCTGATTGTGAACTGGAGCCCTCAGCTAGAGGTTCTGGCTCACAAGTCTGTTGGTTGCTTCATGACTCATTGTGGGTGGAACTCGACGCTTGAAGCGTTGAGCTTAGGAGTGCCAATGGTGGCAATGCCACAGTGGACTGATCAACCAACAAATGCGAAGTACATAGCAGATGTTTGGCGTGTAGGAGTTAGAGTGAAGGCAAATGAAAAGGGGATTGTCACTAAAGAAGAGCTAGAAAAGTGTATAAGGGAAGTCATGGAAGGTGAAAGAGGGAGTGAGATGAGAAGGAATTCTGAGAAATGGAAGAAACTAGCCAAAGCAGCCATGGGTGAAGGTGGAAGCTCTGATAATAATATTACGGAATTTGCAGCAAAACTTGCTAGCAAGTTCAATGAAACCACAGATTCAAAAGCGTGA
- the LOC118054934 gene encoding uncharacterized protein, which yields MGSIPCEQESWVSTRNLGNVQENDQTHSLDFLDDDNCNDYDLLCQETEQVWQNMNQNNTFTKNFNKGSLRKIQRKKSQVLLEGYVEGISNSEDELKRTKSLTDDDLDELKGCLDLGFGFSYDEIPELCNTLPALELCYSMSQKFLDEHQKPPESSSPAEAEAEAASSSPIANWKISSPGDHPEDVKARLKFWAQTVACTVRLCS from the exons atgggtagCATCCCTTGTGaacaagaatcttgggtttctACGAGAAACCTAGGAAATGTTCAAGAAAATGATCAAACCCATAGCCTAGATTTTCTTGATGATGATAATTGCAATGATTATGATCTTTTGTGTCAAGAGACTGAGCAGGTGTGGCAAAACATGAACCAAAACAACACCTTCACCAAAAACTTCAACAAGGGTTCTCTTCGAAAGATCCAGAGAAAGAAGAGTCAAGTGCTGTTAGAAGGGTATGTGGAAGGTATTAGTAACAGCGAAGATGAGTTGAAGAGGACAAAGAGTTTGACAGATGATGATCTTGATGAGTTAAAAGGGTGCTTGGATCTTGGGTTTGGTTTTAGTTATGACGAGATCCCTGAACTTTGCAATACTTTGCCAGCTCTTGAACTTTGTTACTCAATGAGCCAGAAGTTTCTTGACGAGCATCAGAAGCCTCCTGAGAGTTCTTCTCCTGCTGAGGCCGAGGCCGAGGCTGCAAGTTCTAGTCCCATTGCTAACTGGAAGATCTCTAGTCCTG GTGACCATCCTGAAGATGTTAAAGCAAGACTCAAATTTTGGGCACAGACTGTGGCATGCACTGTTAGATTATGCAGCTGA
- the LOC118055015 gene encoding pentatricopeptide repeat-containing protein At2g03880, mitochondrial yields the protein METKFNCRPDNFVYNNMLYVLCKKDTSGELIDVALSIFRGIESPDTYSYSNVLVGLCKFGRFETAIEFFQEMGRAGLVPTRSAVNFLMRELCLLSAKEGAVNEVRVHGSRKPYTILVPNVGPKSGAIRPAVGVFLAVCDLGLLPSTFVIIQLITELCRLGKMTEAFEILKVVEERKLNCVAEGYSIVMKALCEYRLVEEASHLFGRMLSLELKPKLVVYNSLICMLCKVGRLDDARRVFQIMSKKRCLPDSVTYTALFHAYGEARNWEVAYDLLMEMLGLGWIPHFHAYTLVDKLLREHGRIDLSNKLERKLESQILHKHCKAGQLEAAYDKLRSMLEKGFYPPMYVSDAFEHAFRKYGKLEIARELLQNMDKAREPSKTEIRSSV from the coding sequence aTGGAGACGAAGTTCAACTGTAGACCTGATAATTTTGTGTATAATAATATGCTTTATGTGCTTTGTAAGAAGGACACATCTGGGGAACTAATTGATGTTGCGCTTAGTATCTTTCGAGGAATTGAATCGCCAGATACATATTCGTACAGTAATGTTCTTGTCGGTTTGTGTAAATTTGGTAGGTTTGAGACCgccattgaattttttcaagaaatgggAAGGGCTGGATTGGTGCCAACACGGTCTGCAGTGAATTTTCTTATGAGGGAGTTGTGTTTGTTGAGTGCAAAAGAAGGGGCTGTCAACGAAGTTAGGGTACATGGTTCTCGTAAACCATATACAATTTTAGTTCCCAATGTGGGTCCAAAGAGTGGTGCTATACGTCCTGCTGTTGGCGTGTTTTTGGCAGTTTGTGATCTTGGTTTATTGCCTAGCACTTTCGTTATAATCCAGCTCATAACAGAGCTTTGTCGACTGGGAAAGATGACAGAGGCTTTTGAGATTCTAAAAGTAGTCGAGGAGAGAAAGCTAAATTGCGTGGCTGAGGGTTACTCCATTGTGATGAAGGCTTTATGTGAATATCGCTTAGTTGAGGAAGCTAGTCATTTGTTTGGAAGAATGCTTTCACTTGAATTGAAGCCAAAGTTGGTAGTTTACAATTCTCTTATTTGTATGCTATGTAAAGTGGGGAGATTGGATGATGCCCGGAGGGTGTTTCAGATAATGAGCAAGAAAAGATGCCTTCCGGATAGTGTAACATATACTGCATTATTTCATGCTTATGGCGAAGCTAGGAATTGGGAGGTTGCTTATGACTTATTGATGGAAATGTTAGGGTTAGGTTGGATTCCACATTTTCATGCGTATACTTTGGTGGATAAACTGTTGAGAGAACATGGGCGAATAGATTTGTCCAATAAATTGGAAAGGAAGTTGGAATCACAAATCTTGCATAAGCATTGTAAAGCAGGTCAATTGGAGGCTGCTTATGATAAACTGAGATCAATGCTTGAAAAAGGTTTCTACCCACCCATGTACGTAAGTGATGCTTTTGAGCATGCATTTCGAAAGTATGGCAAATTGGAAATAGCTCGTGAGTTGCTACAGAATATGGACAAAGCTCGCGAGCCTTCCAAGACAGAAATTAGGAGTTCCGTATGA